From a region of the Triticum aestivum cultivar Chinese Spring chromosome 7D, IWGSC CS RefSeq v2.1, whole genome shotgun sequence genome:
- the LOC123170965 gene encoding uncharacterized protein — MQGPAGGRIGKQQAQPSKRVPTTYISTDAATFRLTVQRVTSAKAKWQVGEDASIDFLLPTFDFEHLLPTTVRHSDPAAAVAQVAVYAFLHPLVEQSCFPTLLGSSNVIFDKN, encoded by the coding sequence ATGCAGGGGCCAGCGGGCGGCCGCATAGGGAAGCAGCAGGCGCAGCCATCCAAGCGTGTGCCCACCACGTACATCAGCACCGACGCGGCCACCTTCCGCCTCACGGTGCAGCGCGTCACCAGCGCCAAAGCCAAGTGGCAGGTCGGCGAGGATGCCAGCATCGATTTCCTCCTGCCGACCTTCGACTTTGAGCACTTGCTACCGACTACCGTCAGACACTCAGACCCTGCGGCAGCCGTGGCCCAAGTCGCTGTGTACGCCTTTCTACACCCGCTGGTGGAGCAGTCGTGCTTCCCGACACTGCTGGGCTCCTCGAACGTCATCTTTGACAAGAACTAG